The DNA region ATCAAGGGCGAGCTGGTATGCGCGCGCTGTCTCGATCCGATCCCGTTGAAGGGGAAGTCGGAGTTCGAGGTACGATACGCACCGCGACCCGAGGCGGAAGGCCATCATGACGAGGTCGAGATCGCCCAGGGGGACCTCGACGTCGAGTATTACGCGGAGCCCAGGATCGAGATCGAAGACCTGGTCGCCGAGCAGATCGGGCTGGCATTGCCGATGAAGCCGCTTTGCCGCGAGGAATGTCGCGGCCTCTGCGGCAGTTGCGGTGCGAGCCTCAATGACGAGGAATGTGCCTGCGAGTCCGAAACGATGGACGCGCGTTGGGAAGCACTCAGGAAGATTCGAGAAACCCTCGAATGAACAGGGAGTAAGGAAATGCCGAATCCGAAACGAAGACATTCGAAAGCCCGGACACGCTCGCGCCGTGCGCACGACGCGCTGACCACCAGGTCGCTGTCGACCTGCCCGAACTGCCACGAGGCGAAGCTGCCGCATCGCGTCTGCCCGAAGTGCGGGTTCTACAAGGGCCGTGAAGTCATCGAGGTCAAGGACGCGCAGTTTTAACCCCCGGTCAGGAAACCTCAACCGGTGACCGCCTCAGTTTCTCAGGTTCGACCGATTGCCATCGATGCGATGGGTGGCGATCACGCACCTGAAGAAATCGTCCACGGCGCGATCCTCGCCGCGACCACCGATCAGATCCCCGTCATCCTGACCGGCGACGAAGCGAAGCTCCGCAGCATCGCCGGATCCAGGCTTTCCCCGCTCATCGAGATCGTCCACGCCGACGAGGTCATCGCCATGGACGACTCCTCCATCCGTTCGATTCTCCGCAAGCGCGGCTCGTCGATTCACGTCGCCGCCGGACTGGTCACCGAAGGCCGCGCGGGAGCGTTCGTTTCCGCCGGCAACACCCCCGCGATCTGGACCATTGCACGCCGCCTCCTTCGAATGGTCGAAGGGGTCGACCGGCCCGCGCTCGTCGCGGTCATCCCCCGTCTGGAGGGATTCACCGTCTTTCTCGACGTCGGCGCGAATGTCGACTCACGCCCTCACAATCTCCGGGAGTTCGCAGTCATGGGTGACCTCTATGCCCAGACGCTGATGGGGATCGACAATCCGCGGATCGGCCTTCTCTCCAACGGCGAGGAGTCAGGCAAGGGGAACGTCCTCACCAAGGAGACCTTCCACGTCCTCGGTGCCACCGGAATCAATTTCGCGGGCAATGCCGAGGGAAACGATCTGTTCAGCGGGGACTTTGACGTGATCGTCACGGACGGTTTCATCGGCAACGTCGTCCTCAAGGCGTGCGAGTCGCTTGCCGAGTCGATGATCTCTGCGATCCGGCAGGAGCTCGAACGCTCGCTGCGCGGACAGATCGGAGGGCTTCTCGCGAAGCCGGCCTTGAAGGGTCTCAAGAAACGGATCGACTACGCCGAGTACGGCGGTGCACCTCTTCTCGGAGTTCAGGGCGGCTGCATCATCTGTCACGGCCGGTCGGATCGTCGGGCGATCCGGAACGCGATCCGTGTCGCGCACGACTTCGTCGCGCTCCGCGTCAACGAAAAAATCCGTGAGCGGATCGGAACGCTTCACACCGAGGAGCGCGCCGAGGGTCTCGACGACGGGTCCGGAAAGGTCGCAGCGGTCGAATGAAAACGTACGCGTTCGTCTTCCCGGGACAGGGAAGCCAGAAGCCGGGCATGGGGAAAGATCTCCATGACGAATTCAGCGAGGCGCGGGAGGTCTTCGAAGAAGCGGACGAAGCGCTCGGCCGCTCGATCAGCGACATCTGTTTCGACGGGAGCGAATCGGATCTCGCGCTGACCGAGAATACGCAGCCGGCGATCCTGACGGTGTCGAGTGCCTTCATGGCCGTCATCGCGAAACGGTCCGAAGTCCGGCCCTCACTCGTCGCCGGCCACTCGCTCGGCGAGTACAGCGCGGTCTGCGCCGCGGGCGGACTCCACCCGGCAGAGGCGGCGGCGATCGTCCAGCTTCGCGGCCGGTTCATGCAGAAAGCCGTTCCCCCGGGCGAGGGCGCCATGGCCGCGATCCTCGGAGCCGAGCCGGACGCCGTCGAGCGTCTCTGCGAAGCCGCTTCGGGCGGAGATGTCCTCTCGCCGGCCAACATGAACGCCCCCGGCCAGATCGTGATCGCCGGGACGAAGGAAGCAGTCGATCGCGCGGTGGCCATCGCGCGGGACTTCGGCGCGCGACGAGCCGTCACCCTTCCGGTATCCGCTCCG from Acidobacteriota bacterium includes:
- a CDS encoding DUF177 domain-containing protein, translating into MSFINFEEIAEKGPQRYHETITIPPDRLDADEVEGPVEVVAELEGKRSDYPDEFLVSGVLEIKGELVCARCLDPIPLKGKSEFEVRYAPRPEAEGHHDEVEIAQGDLDVEYYAEPRIEIEDLVAEQIGLALPMKPLCREECRGLCGSCGASLNDEECACESETMDARWEALRKIRETLE
- the rpmF gene encoding 50S ribosomal protein L32, which produces MPNPKRRHSKARTRSRRAHDALTTRSLSTCPNCHEAKLPHRVCPKCGFYKGREVIEVKDAQF
- the plsX gene encoding phosphate acyltransferase PlsX, yielding MGGDHAPEEIVHGAILAATTDQIPVILTGDEAKLRSIAGSRLSPLIEIVHADEVIAMDDSSIRSILRKRGSSIHVAAGLVTEGRAGAFVSAGNTPAIWTIARRLLRMVEGVDRPALVAVIPRLEGFTVFLDVGANVDSRPHNLREFAVMGDLYAQTLMGIDNPRIGLLSNGEESGKGNVLTKETFHVLGATGINFAGNAEGNDLFSGDFDVIVTDGFIGNVVLKACESLAESMISAIRQELERSLRGQIGGLLAKPALKGLKKRIDYAEYGGAPLLGVQGGCIICHGRSDRRAIRNAIRVAHDFVALRVNEKIRERIGTLHTEERAEGLDDGSGKVAAVE
- the fabD gene encoding ACP S-malonyltransferase, yielding MKTYAFVFPGQGSQKPGMGKDLHDEFSEAREVFEEADEALGRSISDICFDGSESDLALTENTQPAILTVSSAFMAVIAKRSEVRPSLVAGHSLGEYSAVCAAGGLHPAEAAAIVQLRGRFMQKAVPPGEGAMAAILGAEPDAVERLCEAASGGDVLSPANMNAPGQIVIAGTKEAVDRAVAIARDFGARRAVTLPVSAPFHCGLMAPAEEQLVPVLRDAGFTDLEVPLVRNYDAREVRKAEDVREGLVHQVVAPVRWIESVRAMIAAGATTFVEIGPGNVLTGLIKKIDPSIDTITVNDAESLRAFIGQETGGAE